One stretch of Glycine soja cultivar W05 chromosome 7, ASM419377v2, whole genome shotgun sequence DNA includes these proteins:
- the LOC114418813 gene encoding pentatricopeptide repeat-containing protein At1g02150-like: MSLLRIQPSLSLHNQTLSLSFSSSLSYSSSVLFKHSTITHGHTQSLCFYHPRLSVVTTCSISKIHSYGTVDYERRPIVGWNDVYRRISLNPNPQVGSAEVLNQWENEGRHLTKWELSRVVKELRKYKRFRRALEVYDWMNNRPERFRVSESDAAIQLDLIAKVRGLSSAEAFFLSLEDKLKDKKTYGALLNVYVHSRSKEKAESLFDTMRSKGYVIHALPFNVMMTLYMNLNEYAKVDILASEMMEKNIQLDIYTYNIWLSSCGSQGSVEKMEQVFEQMEKDPSIIPNWSTFSTMASMYIRMDQNEKAEECLRKVEGRIKGRDRIPFHYLLSLYGSVGKKDEVCRVWNTYKSIFPSIPNLGYHAIISSLVKLDDIEVAEKLYEEWISVKSSYDPRIGNLLIGWYVKKGDTDKALSFFEQMLNDGCIPNSNTWEILSEGHIADKRISEAMSCLKEAFMAAGGSKSWRPKPSYLSAFLELCQEQDDMESAEVLIGLLRQSKFNKSKVYASLIGSSDELPKIDTADRTDDAVDSENMDNDLLNQLGSSS, translated from the exons ATGAGTCTCCTTCGAATTCAACCCTCTTTGTCTTTGCACAACcaaaccctctctctctctttctcatcTTCCCTTTCCTATTCCTCTTCAGTCCTCTTCAAGCACTCTACTATCACCCACGGTCACACGCAGAGCCTGTGCTTCTACCACCCTCGCCTCTCGGTGGTCACGACGTGTTCCATCTCCAAGATACACAGCTACGGCACCGTCGACTACGAGCGCCGCCCCATCGTGGGCTGGAACGACGTCTACCGCAGGATATCGCTCAATCCAAACCCCCAAGTGGGGTCCGCAGAGGTGCTCAACCAGTGGGAGAACGAAGGGAGACACCTCACCAAATGGGAGCTTTCAAGAGTCGTTAAGGAGTTGAGGAAGTACAAGAGATTTCGAAGAGCCCTTGAG GTATATGATTGGATGAACAATAGACCAGAGCGGTTTAGAGTTTCTGAGAGTGATGCAGCAATTCAGTTAGATTTAATAGCAAAAGTTCGTGGACTTTCTAGTGCAGAAGCATTCTTTCTGAGTCTGGAAGATAAGTTAAAAGATAAGAAGACTTATGGTGCCCTGTTGAATGTATATGTGCATTCTAGATCGAAGGAAAAGGCAGAATCTTTATTTGATACAATGAGGAGTAAAGGGTATGTAATACATGCACTACCATTTAATGTAATGATGACTCTGTACATGAACCTTAATGAATATGCTAAAGTTGATATCTTGGCTTCTGAAATGATGGAAAAAAACATACAGCTAGATATCTATACATATAATATCTGGTTATCTTCGTGTGGATCTCAAGGATCAGTAGAAAAGATGGAACAAGTGTTTGAACAAATGGAAAAGGATCCTTCCATTATCCCTAACTGGTCTACATTCAGCACAATGGCTTCAATGTACATTAGGATGGATCAGAATGAAAAAGCAGAAGAGTGCTTAAGAAAGGTTGAGGGTAGAATTAAAGGTCGAGATAGAATACCTTTTCATTATCTTCTGAGTTTATATGGAAGTGTTGGAAAGAAAGACGAAGTGTGTCGTGTGTGGAATACATACAAATCAATTTTTCCAAGTATACCAAACTTGGGATACCATGCTATTATTTCTTCTCTGGTTAAATTGGATGATATTGAGGTTGCAGAAAAACTCTATGAGGAATGGATTTCAGTAAAGTCAAGTTATGATCCTAGAATTGGAAACCTTCTCATAGGCTGGTATGTTAAGAAAGGCGACACAGATAAAGCTTTGAGTTTCTTTGAGCAGATGTTGAATGATGGTTGCATTCCAAATTCAAATACATGGGAGATTCTTTCTGAGGGCCACATTGCAGATAAGAGGATTTCTGAAGCCATGTCCTGCTTGAAAGAAGCTTTTATGGCTGCTGGTGGTTCAAAGAGTTGGAGACCAAAGCCCTCATACTTGTCTGCATTCCTTGAGCTTTGTCAAGAGCAAGATGACATGGAAAGTGCTGAGGTTTTAATTGGACTTCTGAGGCagtcaaaatttaataaaagtaaagttTATGCATCTCTCATTGGCTCATCTGATGAATTGCCAAAGATTGATACAGCTGATAGAACTGATGATGCTGTTGACAGTGAAAACATGGATAATGACTTGTTGAACCAACTCGGTAGTAGCTCTTGA